One part of the Sardina pilchardus chromosome 5, fSarPil1.1, whole genome shotgun sequence genome encodes these proteins:
- the rgs14b gene encoding regulator of G-protein signaling 14: MSLKLNNSGISNGHKTLAASDGELNVMETDEQGGGSNSSLPSAPNDRASGVDQTASWAVSFERLLEDPTGVRYFTAFLKSEVSAENILFWQACEKFRRIPSSQPDELCREALSIYNTYLSDSATLPVNIDDTARVDEQTLKAPHSNMFQKAQQQIFKLMKFDSYARFVRSQLYQSCMLANVEGRPLPDIGPRSKAPTAKRAAAPESYSQRDQQKPDSRQKEKSRAKAEEEQRKGPIQKWDKRQEKTASWGDPLAVRGSSRTEMEQLGARVLESDRAVAHKYCCVYLPDGTASLMPARTGLSVRSMLMGLCEKRGLPLKDITIHLQGKDKKPLSLDQDSAVLKDQQVVLELRVTLAVKIAFMGKTVTIVAKSNKTLQEALSTILQKHDLRPQEALVTMSGSGEILNMNMGVTSLANKTVILDRSKARDIPSATKVPVSSPVLQMRRGGIADMDISSTGAGLRGRGNARQRNPGLRRTYDMDGLVELLNRAQWCSADDQRGLLSKEHLMVPQFLQQPLPEETGEEEGQDQGNWPAEESQSDSGPSSCPPQVADAEPVPSAQADTTPSLPPTGVEVPGQAGSTDGLPDSQNSGPARETVV; encoded by the exons ATGTCCTTAAAATTGAATAACTCAGGAATTTCCAATGGGCACAAG ACGCTGGCAGCATCAGATGGAG agcTGAACGTGATGGAGACGGATGAACAGGGTGGAGGCAGCAACTCCAGCCTGCCCAGTGCACCCAATGACCGAGCCAGCGGCGTGGACCAGACAGCCAGCTGGGCCGTCAGCTTCGAGCGGCTGCTGGAGGACCCCACTGGGGTGCGCTACTTCACC GCCTTCCTGAAGTCCGAGGTCAGCGCTGAGAACATCTTATTCTGGCAGGCGTGTGAGAAGTTCCGCAGGATCCCCTCTTCTCAGCCAGATGAG CTGTGCCGTGAggctctatctatctacaacACCTACCTCTCAGATAGCGCTACTCTTCCAGTCAACATTGACGACACGGCCCGTGTGGATGAGCAGACTCTCAAAGCTCCGCACTCAAACATGTTTCAGAAAGCCCAACAGCAG attTTCAAGCTGATGAAGTTTGACAGCTACGCTCGTTTCGTCCGTTCCCAGCTGTACCAGAGCTGCATGCTGGCTAACGTTGAGGGCAGGCCCCTGCCTGACATCGGGCCCCGCTCCAAGGCCCCCACAGCTAAAAGGGCCGCCGCTCCAGAGAGCTACTCCCAGAGGGACCAGCAGAAACCTGACTCAAGGCAGAAGGAG AAGAGCCGAGCTAAAgccgaggaggagcagaggaagggGCCGATCCAGAAATGGGACAAACGGCAGGAGAAGACCGCATCATGGGGAG ATCCTCTAGCTGTAAGAGGGTCCTCACGTACCGAG ATGGAGCAGTTGGGCGCTCGGGTGCTGGAGAGCGACCGCGCCGTGGCACACAAGTACTGCTGCGTGTACCTGCCCGACGGCACGGCCTCCCTGATGCCAGCGCGGACCGGCCTGTCCGTGCGCAGCATGCTCATGGGCCTGTGTGAGAAGAGAGGCCTCCCGCTCAAAGACATCACCATCCATCTGCAGGGCAAAGACAAG AAACCCCTCTCTCTAGACCAGGACAGTGCAGTACTGAAGGATCAGCAGGTGGTTCTGGAGCTTCGAGTTACATTAGC GGTAAAAATTGCTTTCATGGGGAAGACGGTGACAATTGTGGCCAAGTCTAACAAGACTCTGCAGGAAGCCCTCTCCACCATTCTTCAGAAGCACGACCTACGACCTCAAGAGGCCCTGGTCACCATG AGCGGAAGTGGCGAGATCTTAAACATGAACATGGGGGTGACATCTCTGGCCAACAAGACAGTCATACTGGACAGATCAAAAG CTCGAGACATCCCAAGCGCCACCAAAGTACCAGTCTCCTCCCCAGTGCTTCAG atgagaagaggaggcaTCGCAGACATGGACATAAGCTCCACTGGAGCTGGGCTCAGAGGCAGAGGAAATGCCCGGCAGAGGAACCCTGGCCTGCGCAGAACCTACGACATGGATG gcctggtggagctgctgaacAGAGCCCAGTGGTGCAGTGCCGATGACCAGCGGGGCCTGCTGAGCAAGGAGCACTTGATGGTGCCCCAGTTCCTGCAGCAGCCACTCCCCGAGGAGACGGGCGAGGAGGAGGGCCAGGACCAGGGGAACTGGCCGGCCGAGGAGAGCCAGTCGGACTCTGGCCCCTCCAGCTGCCCGCCACAGGTGGCAGACGCAGAGCCTGTGCCCTCAGCTCAGGCCGACACAACGCCCTCGCTGCCCCCTACGGGGGTGGAGGTGCCAGGCCAGGCCGGGTCCACAGATGGACTGCCCGACAGCCAGAACTCAGGCCCCGCCCGGGAGACGGTGGTCTGA
- the arl3l1 gene encoding ADP ribosylation factor like GTPase 3, like 1, with product MGENQKGLFSVIEKLKGTTELEFRIVLLGLDNGGKTTLLKQLASEDVNTITPTQGFNIKSVTSHGMKLNVWDIGGQRKIRTFWKKYLENTDLLIYVIDSADKKRFEETGVELAELIEEDNLKGVPILIFANKQDLATASPASEIAEGLNLHTYRDREWQIQACSAVSGEGVQDGMNWISNNIANKKKN from the exons ATGGGAGAGAATCAGAAG GGTTTGTTCTCAGTCATTGAGAAACTGAAGGGCACCACAGAATTGGAATTCCGGATAGTTCTTCTTGGCCTGGATAACGGTGGCAAAACAACCTTACTGAAACAACTGGCCTCAGAAGATGTCAACACCATCACACCAACTCAG GGCTTCAACATTAAAAGTGTGACATCCCATGGCATGAAGCTCAATGTCTGGGACATTGGAGGACAACGAAAGATCCGCACATTCTGGAAAAAGTACTTGGAAAACACAGACCTGCTG ATTTACGTCATTGACAGCGCAGACAAGAAGAGGTTTGAAGAGACAGGGGTG GAGCTCGCTGAGTTGATCGAGGAGGACAACCTGAAGGGTGTGCCCATACTCATTTTTGCCAACAAGCAGGACCTGGCTACGGCCTCACCCGCCAGCGAGATAGCAGAGGGACTCAACCTGCACACGTACCGCGACCGCGAGTGGCAGATCCAGGCCTGTTCCGCAGTGTCTGGAGAGGGCGTACAG GATGGCATGAACTGGATCAGCAACAACATCGCAAATAAGAAGAAGAATTGA
- the LOC134080386 gene encoding myozenin-2, translating into MPVPYPDMEKLKRQNILDASAEIEGEHFNLGKKISIPRDVMMEELKLLSNRGSKMFHERLKRVERFTLENANTPTCDGTTGANKGPGDKETSSGSEVGISQPGKTSLVSTLKHTVARKGNPDVLAPGYSRPLTEVPHERFNITIIPKSYSSPWHEEKRDGDTVVASISANLPELPAKLTPANYKCFNRAPTPFEGTAGSVRTFSLPGFELDQAYTEPSMTWERMCARPNFNRRPQGWVSRYIPESEDL; encoded by the exons ATGCCGGTTCCTTATCCCGACATGGAGAAGCTGAAGAGACAAAACATTTTGGACGCCAGCGCAGAAATAGAAGGAG agcATTTTAACTTGGGGAAGAAGATTAGCATTCCTCGAGACGTAATGATGGAGGAACTGAAACTGTTGTCGAACAGAGGCTCCAAGATGTTTCACGAGCGACTGAAGCGAGTTGAAAGGTTCACCCTGGAAAACGCAAACACACCGACTTGT GATGGCACTACAGGGGCAAATAAAGGCCCTGGTGATAAGGAGACCTCCAGTGGCAGTGAGGTGGGCATCAGCCAGCCTGGGAAGACCAGTCTGGTGAGCACACTGAAGCACACTGTGGCCAGGAAGGGAAACCCTGACGTTCTTGCTCCAG GTTACTCTAGACCGTTGACAGAGGTACCCCACGAGAGATtcaacatcaccatcatccccaAGTCCTACAGCTCACCGTGGCACGAGGAGAAGCGGGACGGCGACACGGTGGTGGCATCCATCAGCGCCAACCTCCCCGAGCTGCCAGCCAAGCTCACCCCGGCCAACTACAAATGCTTCAACAG GGCTCCGACGCCATTTGAAGGGACGGCGGGCAGTGTGAGGACCTTCTCATTGCCGGGGTTCGAGCTCGATCAGGCCTACACAGAGCCAAGTATGACCTGGGAGCGGATGTGCGCCCGGCCCAACTTTAACCGCCGGCCCCAGGGATGGGTCAGCCGGTACATCCCCGAGTCCGAGGACCTCTGA